The following are from one region of the Quercus robur chromosome 1, dhQueRobu3.1, whole genome shotgun sequence genome:
- the LOC126717107 gene encoding uncharacterized protein LOC126717107, producing MSFLVPRNSKNGFLFLHHKNQNMRLSSSSSQLWGCFFLTVSSVFFVGFLFTAFISKLLPPFDHALLSSIQNDWYYCFLVPLTFPVLVVAIYFHWLNMKLFKHA from the exons ATGTCGTTTCTTGTCCCCAGAAATAGCAAGAATGGTTTTCTGTTTCTTCATCATAAAAACCAGAACATGAggctctcttcttcttcttcacaattGTGGGGATGTTTCTTTCTCACAGTCAGTTCAGTTTTCTTTGTGGGATTTCTCTTCACCGCCTTTATTTCTAAGCTCCTCCCTCCATTTGATCATGCTCTGTTATCCTCCATTCAAAACGACTG GTATTACTGCTTCTTAGTGCCCTTGACTTTTCCTGTCCTTGTGGTAGCTATATATTTCCATTGGCTCAACATGAAATTGTTCAAGCACGCATGA